The following proteins come from a genomic window of Trifolium pratense cultivar HEN17-A07 linkage group LG4, ARS_RC_1.1, whole genome shotgun sequence:
- the LOC123920740 gene encoding F-box protein CPR1-like — protein MEKCVPMAAGKNEDLKYEVSNNNNRINVHIPDDIAFSILSKLPIKSLKRFGCVRKSWSLLFENPYFMNMLRNHFLYNNNRHCSDYGGDTFLFLYEPLRPHYYRASFYLLSNDKFEDRIKLDLPPPFDGEDIAMYILSSVSVNGIFCLGKDTRRGIVNSFQAALWNPATAEVMGIPPSPDESVPPYRDPFFIFHGFGYDNVRDDYKLIRYITFFQVVDEEEDVPYEDRSYDPLLQIYSLRSNTWRILDVNIPDGYDISMIDFEKPVGVYMDGVCHWWGTTDFGNGEGYLVRLVVLNESIALISNRFKATTFHISILVELGVKESWIKLFIVGPIPSLDWPIAVGKKGGICFRQTNDELVWIDLSTQIIDEIGVKGERYCYQMGIYKESLLCIGGIND, from the exons ATGGAGAAATGTGTGCCAATGGCCGCCGGAAAGAATGAAGATTTAAAGTATGAGGtaagcaacaacaacaaccgtATCAATGTTCATATTCCTGATGATATTGCTTTctctattttatcaaaattaccTATTAAATCTTTGAAGCGTTTTGGATGTGTACGTAAATCATGGTCGCTATTATTTGAAAATCCCTATTTCATGAACATGCTCCGCAACCATTTCTTGTATAATAATAACCGTCATTGCTCCGATTACGGTGGTGATACGTTTCTCTTCCTATATGAGCCTTTACGCCCTCATTACTACCGTGCCTCGTTCTATTTGCTCTCCAATGACAAATTTGAGGATAGGATCAAATTAGATTTGCCACCTCCATTTGACGGAGAAGATATTGCAATGTATATTTTAAGTTCTGTTAGTGTTAATGGCATTTTCTGTCTTGGGAAAGATACAAGGAGAGGAATTGTGAATTCCTTCCAAGCTGCATTATGGAACCCGGCTACCGCTGAAGTCATGGGCATTCCTCCCAGCCCTGATGAATCTGTACCACCTTATAGGGatcctttttttatatttcacggGTTTGGTTATGACAATGTTAGAGATGACTATAAACTTATTCGTTATATAACATTTTTTCAAGTAGTTGACGAAGAGGAAGATGTGCCATATGAAGATAGATCATATGACCCCTTGTTGCAGATATATAGTCTTAGAAGTAACACTTGGAGGATACTCGATGTCAATATACCTGATGGTTATGATATCAGTATGATTGATTTTGAGAAACCTGTCGGAGTATACATGGATGGAGTGTGTCATTGGTGGGGTACAACTGATTTTGGTAATGGTGAAGGCTATTTGGT ACGATTGGTGGTGTTAAATGAATCTATTGCTTTGATCTCAAACCGTTTCAAGGCTACTACTTTTCACATTTCAATTTTGGTTGAACTCGGTGTGAAGGAATCGTGGATCAAACTCTTTATCGTTGGGCCCATACCTTCCCTTGACTGGCCCATTGCAGTTGGGAAGAAGGGTGGCATTTGCTTCAGACAAACAAATGATGAACTAGTCTGGATTGATTTAAGCACCCAAATAATTGATGAGATTGGTGTTAAAGGGGAGAGATACTGTTATCAAATGGGAATTTACAAGGAAAGTCTTCTTTGTATTGGAGGAATTAATGATTAA
- the LOC123920741 gene encoding F-box protein CPR1-like, whose protein sequence is MEKCVPMAAGKNEDLKYEVSNNNNRINVHIPDDIAFSILSKLPIKSLKRFGCVRKSWSLLFENPYFMNMLRNHFLYNNNRHCSDYGGDTFLFLYEPLRPHYYRASFYLLSNDKFEDRIKLDLPPPFDGDDIAMYILSSVSVNGIFCLGKDTRRGIVNSFQAALWNPATAEVMGIPPSPDESVPPYRDPFFIFHGFGYDNVKDDYKLIRYITFFQVVDEEEDVPYEDRSYDPLLQIYSLRSNSWRILDVNMPDGYDISMITFEKPMGVYMDEVCHWWGTTDFGNGEGYLVRLVVLNESIAFISNRFKATTYHISILVELGVKESWIKLFIVGPIPSLDWPIAVGQKGGICFRQTNDELVWIDLSTQIIDEIGVKGERYCYQMGIYKESLLRIGGIND, encoded by the exons ATGGAGAAATGTGTGCCAATGGCCGCCGGAAAGAATGAAGATTTAAAGTATGAGGtaagcaacaacaacaacaggaTCAATGTTCATATTCCTGATGATATTGCTTTctctattttatcaaaattaccTATTAAATCTTTGAAGCGTTTTGGATGTGTACGTAAATCATGGTCTCTATTATTTGAAAATCCCTATTTCATGAACATGCTCCGCAACCATTTCTTGTATAATAATAACCGTCATTGCTCCGATTACGGTGGTGATACGTTTCTCTTCCTATATGAGCCTTTACGCCCTCATTACTACCGTGCCTCGTTCTATTTGCTCTCCAATGACAAATTTGAGGATAGGATCAAATTAGATTTGCCACCTCCATTTGACGGAGATGATATTGCAATGTATATTTTAAGTTCTGTTAGTGTTAATGGCATTTTCTGTCTTGGGAAAGATACAAGGAGAGGAATTGTGAATTCCTTCCAAGCTGCATTATGGAACCCGGCTACCGCTGAAGTCATGGGCATTCCTCCCAGCCCTGATGAATCTGTACCACCTTATAGGGatcctttttttatatttcacggGTTTGGTTATGACAATGTTAAAGATGACTATAAACTTATTCGTTATATAACATTTTTTCAAGTAGTTGACGAAGAGGAAGATGTGCCATATGAAGATAGATCGTATGACCCCTTGTTGCAGATATACAGTCTTAGAAGTAACTCTTGGAGGATACTCGATGTCAATATGCCTGATGGTTATGATATCAGTATGATTACTTTTGAGAAACCTATGGGAGTATACATGGATGAAGTGTGTCATTGGTGGGGTACAACTGATTTTGGTAATGGTGAAGGCTATTTGGT ACGATTGGTGGTGTTAAATGAATCTATTGCTTTTATCTCAAACCGTTTCAAGGCTACTACTTATCACATTTCAATTTTGGTTGAACTCGGTGTGAAGGAATCGTGGATCAAACTCTTTATTGTTGGGCCCATACCTTCCCTTGACTGGCCCATTGCAGTTGGGCAGAAGGGTGGCATTTGCTTCAGACAAACAAATGATGAACTAGTCTGGATTGATTTAAGCACCCAAATAATTGATGAGATTGGTGTTAAAGGGGAGAGATACTGTTATCAAATGGGAATTTACAAGGAAAGCCTTCTTCGTATTGGAGGAATTAATGATTAA
- the LOC123923108 gene encoding glutamic acid-rich protein-like — translation MDMMCQLKFQNISTLTQGMKTNNSNLIKFTQLLISISLLSFIFSPSSLFVFLHYFKFYFSTLPFQLFTHNIDKNSMFLLCNGLLVFVGLTKSFSASSSDDDKSSDSSDDLPSSKYIEEEDKEDDCSQSHVLDVEANDTMLVREDEKITSEPDEQNAAAEEEVEENIENIILIDEEQGEEMNDVEEEVELFDANNNEEGDIGSENDYILIQEINIEEEEEEEEEEEEEEEEEEEEEEEEEEEEEEEEEEEEEEEESCISTEELNKKFEDFIRKMKEDLRIDARQHLVNGLI, via the coding sequence ATGGATATGATGTGTCAACTCAAATTCCAAAATATATCAACACTAACTCAAGGGATGAAAACTAATAACTCCAATCTGATTAAATTCACTCAATTACTCATTTCAATATCATTGTTGTCCTTCATCTTTTCACCTTCTTCATTGTTTGTTTTTCTCCATTACTTCAAATTCTATTTCTCTACTCTACCTTTTCAACTCTTTACTCATAACATAGACAAGAACAGCATGTTTCTCCTTTGTAATGGCCTCCTTGTTTTTGTCGGTTTAACTAAATCTTTCTCCGCCTCTTCTAGTGATGACGATAAATCTTCTGATAGCTCAGATGATTTACCATCATCAAAGtatattgaagaagaagacaaaGAAGATGATTGTTCACAATCTCATGTCCTTGATGTTGAAGCCAATGATACAATGTTGGTTAGAGAAGATGAGAAGATAACTAGTGAACCGGATGAACAAAATGCTGCAGCAGAGGAAGAAGTAgaagaaaatattgaaaatataataCTTATAGATGAAGAACAAGGAGAAGAGATGAATGATgtagaagaagaagttgaactATTTGATGCAAATAATAATGAAGAGGGAGATATAGGGTCAGAAAATGATTACATTCTAATTCAAGAAATCAacatagaagaagaagaagaagaagaagaagaagaagaagaagaagaagaagaagaagaagaagaagaagaagaagaagaagaagaagaagaagaagaagaagaagaagaagaagaagaagaagaaagttgtaTAAGCACAGAGGAgctaaacaaaaaatttgaagaTTTTATTAGAAAGATGAAAGAAGATTTAAGAATTGATGCTAGACAGCATTTAGTCAATGGTTTGATTTAA